The following proteins are co-located in the Lepisosteus oculatus isolate fLepOcu1 chromosome 9, fLepOcu1.hap2, whole genome shotgun sequence genome:
- the LOC102690750 gene encoding ficolin-2-like, producing the protein MILQTVSKTTFILSLCLSVVTSSERTCPEVKVVGLNDKDRLTILQGCPGHPGIPGTPGAPGMKGEQGLPGPQGMKGEPGVFGKIGPAGAKGQKGEPSVQSGTGARNCKELLDQGNYMSGWYTVRTVGDKDIRVFCDMDTDGGGWLVFQRRTDGSVDFFRDWASYKRGFGNQQSEFWLGNDHIHSLTSSGNFELRIDFKDFDNVDTFAKYLSFKIMGESDNYKILLGSFESGSAGDSFTSHNNLPFSTKDRDNDSCDCNCSSMYKGGWWYGKCHGSNLNGLYLGGSHESFANGVNWEAGKGYNYSYKYCSMKIRPH; encoded by the exons ATGATTCTccaaacagtttctaaaaccaCCTTCATTCTCTCCTTGTGTCTCTCAGTGGTTACCAGCTCAGAACGTACCTGTCCAG AGGTGAAGGTTGTGGGCCTGAATGACAAGGACAGACTGACCATCCTTCAGGGCTGCCCAGGACACCCAGGGATACCAGGTACTCCTGGAGCTCCAGGCATGAAGGGAGAACAAGGCCTGCCAGGCCCTCAAG GCATGAAAGGAGAACCAGGAGTTTTTGGAAAGATTGGTCCAGCTGGAGCTAAAG gacagaaaggagAGCCATCAGTTCAAAGCGGCACAG GGGCTCGGAACTGTAAGGAGCTGCTGGACCAGGGGAATTACATGAGCGGCTGGTACACAGTGAGGACAGTGGGAGACAAAGACATCAGGGTGTTCTGTGACATGGACACCGACGGGGGCGGCTGGCTT GTATTCCAGAGGAGGACGGATGGGTCAGTAGATTTTTTCAGAGACTGGGCCTCTTACAAGCGAGGGTTTGGTAACCAGCAGTCAGAGTTCTGGCTGGGGAACGACCACATTCATTCACTGACCAGCTCAG GAAACTTTGAATTAAGGATAGATTTCAAGGACTTCGATAATGTGGACACCTTTGCAAAATACCTGTCCTTTAAGATCATGGGGGAATCTGACAATTATAAGATTCTGCTGGGAAGTTTTGAGTCTGGTAGTGCAG GCGATTCCTTTACATCCCATAACAACCTGCCCTTTTCTACCAAAGACCGTGACAATGATAGCTGTGACTGCAACTGCAGCAGCATGTACAAGGGAGGCTGGTGGTATGGAAAGTGCCACGGTTCCAACCTTAACGGTCTCTATCTGGGAGGAAGCCACGAAAGCTTCGCTAATGGAGTCAACTGGGAAGCTGGCAAAGGCTACAATTATTCCTATAAGTACTGTAGTATGAAAATAAGACCTCATTGA
- the LOC138216012 gene encoding ficolin-2-like: MILQTVSKTSFIICLCLTVVTSTESTCPEVKVVGLNDKDRLTILQGCPGHPGIPGAPGAPGMKGEEGPRGMKGEPGVFGKIGPAGAKGQKGEPSVQSSTGARNCKELLDQGNYISGWYTVRTVGDKDISVFCDMETDGGGWLVIQRRMDGSVDFYRDWNAYKRGFGNQQTDFWLGNDNIHALTASGSFELRIDFKDFDNVGSFAKYQSFKILGESEKYKILLGKFVDGSAGDSLTYHNNQAFSTKDQDNDSHTSDNCAVTYAGAWWYNSCHQSNLNGLYLKGHHDTFATGINWHNGKGYNYSYKYSDMKIRPR, encoded by the exons ATGATTCTCCAAACGGTTTCCAAAACCTCCTTCATTATCTGCTTGTGTCTCACAGTGGTTACCAGCACAGAAAGCACCTGTCCAG AGGTGAAGGTTGTGGGCCTGAATGACAAGGACAGGCTGACCATCCTTCAGGGCTGCCCAGGACACCCAGGGATACCAGGTGCTCCTGGAGCTCCAGGCATGAAGGGAGAAGAAGGCCCTCGAG GCATGAAAGGAGAACCAGGAGTTTTTGGAAAGATTGGTCCAGCTGGAGCTAAAG gacagaaaggagAGCCATCAGTTCAAAGCAGCACAG GCGCTCGGAACTGTAAGGAGCTGCTGGACCAGGGGAACTACATCAGCGGCTGGTACACAGTGAGGACAGTGGGAGACAAAGACATCAGTGTTTTCTGTGACATGGAGACAGACGGGGGCGGCTGGCTT GTGATCCAGAGGCGAATGGATGGATCTGTAGATTTCTACCGAGACTGGAATGCCTACAAGAGAGGGTTTGGTAACCAGCAAACAGATTTCTGGTTGGGGAATGACAATATTCATGCTCTGACTGCCTCAG GGAGCTTTGAATTAAGGATAGACTTCAAGGATTTTGATAATGTTGGTTCTTTTGCAAAATACCAGTCCTTTAAAATTCTGGGAGAATCAGAAAAGTACAAGATCCTTCTGGGGAAGTTCGTGGATGGTAGCGCAG GAGATTCCCTGACATACCACAACAACCAAGCCTTCTCTACCAAAGATCAAGACAATGATAGTCATACTTCAGACAACTGTGCAGTTACGTATGCAGGAGCCTGGTGGTATAACAGCTGCCATCAATCCAACCTTAATGGTCTGTATCTGAAGGGACACCATGACACTTTTGCCACGGGAATCAACTGGCACAATGGAAAAGGATACAATTATTCCTATAAGTACAGCGAtatgaaaataagaccacggTGA
- the LOC102691148 gene encoding ficolin-1-like has protein sequence MISNRMAPNKVSGSIFIVSMFVTVASGGENTCPELKVVGLNDKDRLTILQGCPGHPGIPGAPGAPGMKGGEGPRGVAGEPGAFGKIGPAGSKGQKGEPGDQRSKGARNCKELLDQGNYISGWYTVRTVGDKDIRVFCDMDTDGGGWLVFQRRMDGSVDFYRDWASYKRGFGNQQSEFWLGNDHIHSLTSSGDYELRIDFKDFDNAATFAKYSNFLVTGESENYKLLLGNFEAGSAGDSFSYHNSMPFSAKDRDNDSHDNSCSTMFKGGWWYGKCHQANLNGLYLGGSHESHANGINWLTGKGQKYSYKYCDMKIRPR, from the exons ATGATCAGCAACAGAATGGCGCCTAACAAAGTCTCTGGTTCCATCTTCATTGTCTCTATGTTTGTCACTGTGGCTTCTGGAGGAGAAAACACCTGTCCAG AGCTGAAGGTTGTGGGCCTGAATGACAAGGACAGACTGACCATCCTTCAGGGCTGCCCAGGACACCCGGGGATACCAGGTGCTCCTGGAGCTCCAGGCATGAAGGGAGGAGAAGGCCCTCGAG GTGTGGCGGGAGAGCCAGGAGCATTTGGGAAGATTGGTCCAGCAGGAAGCAAAG GACAGAAGGGAGAACCAGGTGATCAAAGAAGCAAAG GGGCTCGGAACTGTAAGGAGCTGCTGGACCAGGGGAACTACATCAGCGGCTGGTACACAGTGAGGACAGTGGGAGACAAAGACATCAGGGTGTTCTGTGACATGGACACTGACGGGGGCGGCTGGCTT GTATTCCAGAGAAGGATGGATGGGTCAGTTGATTTTTACAGAGACTGGGCCTCTTACAAGCGAGGGTTTGGTAACCAGCAGTCAGAATTCTGGCTGGGGAACGACCACATTCATTCACTGACCAGCTCAG gGGATTATGAATTAAGGATAGACTTCAAGGATTTTGACAATGCGGCCACCTttgcaaaatacagtaattttctGGTTACTGGGGAATCGGAGAATTACAAACTTCTGCTGGGGAATTTTGAGGCTGGAAGTGCAG GTGATTCCTTCTCATATCATAACAGCATGCCCTTTTCAGCCAAGGATCGGGACAATGACAGCCATGATAACAGCTGCAGCACTATGTTCAAGGGTGGCTGGTGGTATGGGAAGTGTCACCAGGCCAATCTCAATGGTCTCTATCTGGGAGGAAGCCATGAAAGTCATGCTAATGGGATCAACTGGTTGACTGGGAAAGGCCAAAAGTATTCCTATAAGTACTGCGATATGAAAATAAGACCCCGCTGA